A window of Diospyros lotus cultivar Yz01 chromosome 14, ASM1463336v1, whole genome shotgun sequence contains these coding sequences:
- the LOC127790655 gene encoding 60S ribosomal protein L12-like, with translation MPPKFDPTQVVDVYVRVTGGEVGAASSLAPKIGPLGLSPKKIGEDIAKETAKDWKGLRVTVKLTVQNRQAKVSVVPSAAALVIKALKEPERDRKKTKNIKHTGNISLDDVVEIAKIMRPRSMAKDLSGTVKEILGTCVSVGCTVDGKNPKDLQEEIADGDVEIPQD, from the coding sequence ATGCCGCCGAAGTTCGACCCGACGCAGGTCGTCGACGTCTACGTCCGGGTCACCGGCGGCGAAGTCGGCGCGGCAAGCTCGCTCGCCCCCAAGATCGGCCCCTTGGGCCTCTCTCCGAAGAAAATCGGTGAAGACATCGCGAAAGAGACCGCCAAGGATTGGAAGGGCCTCCGCGTGACCGTGAAGCTCACCGTGCAGAACCGCCAGGCGAAGGTCTCCGTCGTGCCGTCCGCCGCGGCGCTCGTCATCAAGGCCCTCAAGGAGCCCGAGCGCGACCGCAAGAAGACCAAGAACATCAAGCACACGGGCAACATTTCGCTCGACGACGTTGTCGAGATCGCAAAGATCATGCGCCCGAGATCAATGGCGAAGGATCTTAGCGGCACCGTGAAGGAGATACTTGGGACGTGCGTGTCCGTCGGATGTACGGTCGACGGGAAGAACCCGAAGGATCTGCAGGAGGAGATAGCCGACGGCGACGTTGAGATTCCTCAGGACTGA